The following are from one region of the Staphylococcus schleiferi genome:
- the rpoE gene encoding DNA-directed RNA polymerase subunit delta, with amino-acid sequence MKLQDYTQEMVDEKSFIDMAYTLLSEQNQTMNLYDIIDEFKRIGHYEDDQIEDRIVQFYTDLNTDGRFLSVGDNIWGLRDWYSVDDIEEKIAPTIQKFDILDEDDEEDKNLTLLGEDDSEGDINIPNHTDDQEGLADPEDERVEDEIEDSDLVVEDDEEEIDETYDDEDEEEEDEEEF; translated from the coding sequence ATGAAATTACAAGATTATACACAAGAGATGGTGGATGAAAAATCATTTATTGATATGGCCTATACGTTATTGAGTGAACAAAATCAAACAATGAATTTGTATGATATTATTGATGAATTTAAACGTATCGGACATTACGAAGACGATCAAATTGAAGATCGTATCGTTCAATTTTATACTGATTTGAATACAGACGGTCGTTTTTTAAGCGTCGGTGATAATATTTGGGGCTTACGTGACTGGTATTCAGTAGATGACATTGAAGAAAAAATAGCGCCAACAATTCAAAAATTCGATATTCTTGATGAAGATGATGAAGAAGATAAAAACCTTACATTATTAGGTGAAGACGATTCTGAAGGTGATATCAATATTCCAAATCATACAGATGATCAAGAAGGCCTTGCTGACCCTGAAGATGAACGTGTAGAAGATGAAATTGAAGATTCTGATTTAGTTGTTGAAGATGATGAAGAAGAAATCGATGAAACATACGATGATGAGGATGAAGAAGAAGAGGACGAAGAAGAATTTTAA
- the deoD gene encoding purine-nucleoside phosphorylase, with protein sequence MTQQGTPHIQPNGTKIAKTVLMPGDPLRAKFIAENYLENVEQFNEVRNMFGYTGTYKGKEVSVMGSGMGIPSIGIYSYELYNFFDVDTIIRIGSCGAMQEDIHLYDIIIAQGASTNSNYVDQFQIPGHFAPLADFDLVVKAKEKADALGARAHVGNILSSDTFYNANPDFNQKWIEMGILGVEMESAGLYLNAIKAGKKALGVFTVSDHLLRDEATTAEERQNSFTQMMEVALEIAE encoded by the coding sequence ATGACACAACAAGGAACACCACACATTCAACCTAATGGTACTAAAATTGCTAAAACTGTACTTATGCCTGGTGATCCATTACGTGCTAAATTCATTGCAGAAAATTACTTAGAAAATGTAGAACAATTCAATGAAGTACGTAATATGTTCGGCTATACAGGTACATATAAAGGCAAAGAAGTTTCTGTAATGGGCTCAGGAATGGGTATCCCAAGTATCGGTATTTATTCTTATGAGCTATACAATTTCTTCGACGTAGACACGATTATTCGCATTGGTTCTTGTGGCGCAATGCAAGAAGACATTCACTTATACGACATTATTATCGCACAGGGCGCTTCAACAAACTCTAATTACGTTGATCAATTCCAAATACCGGGTCATTTTGCCCCTCTAGCTGACTTTGATCTCGTTGTAAAAGCTAAAGAAAAAGCTGATGCCCTAGGTGCACGCGCACACGTTGGTAATATTCTTTCTTCAGATACTTTTTATAACGCAAACCCAGATTTCAATCAAAAATGGATCGAAATGGGCATTCTAGGAGTAGAAATGGAATCAGCGGGACTCTATTTAAATGCTATAAAGGCGGGTAAAAAAGCGCTAGGTGTATTCACTGTTAGCGATCATTTATTACGTGACGAAGCAACAACTGCCGAAGAACGTCAAAATTCATTTACACAAATGATGGAAGTTGCGTTAGAAATCGCTGAATAA
- a CDS encoding EVE domain-containing protein, translating into MAAEINYFWLNCGYNRWNHNEPLVGQKTVFESGAQFNPTQGFRAFKQAQVGDRVIFYQVQTDAGLLGWGEITRVKTGAQNKTHVEFKFNEPFKRLTSDYLKRSESLEFRMNNMKEILFNKISFDEFELIKGLGTGEISIPRYFFMSETEAFEPDETYTIYTHTRNGIKRNGYHHYTQLEIGDQIIIYNRNSNQSVIGRAEVAHHIHTRPPEQGRTNSTAIEIRYIEDINPVSLMTLNKHQKLKNLYFLQENSKQAIASLTPTQFNAIMEMSENDGLKGQFEAVSGHQDTENQELKPFILLLAEQKEEGLNAAKSLVEKANATSVITVGHPDFSEEMLYGRYLPNEAGALYYREGFITELMPKTDRQFLVIDQFERIDPDVFQTYINVLEGHEVTLPRYNKSGNMVKWSTENTSFYRFNPNWHIIAVTYMTPQEVKKKYTSQFLKYARIIQVKQ; encoded by the coding sequence ATGGCTGCAGAGATTAATTATTTTTGGCTGAATTGCGGATACAATAGATGGAATCATAATGAGCCATTAGTTGGGCAAAAAACAGTATTTGAGTCAGGGGCACAATTTAATCCAACACAAGGGTTTCGTGCATTTAAACAAGCACAAGTCGGTGACCGTGTGATTTTTTACCAAGTACAAACAGATGCAGGATTACTTGGATGGGGTGAAATTACGCGCGTTAAGACAGGTGCACAAAACAAAACACATGTAGAGTTCAAATTTAATGAACCGTTCAAGCGACTCACATCAGATTATCTTAAAAGAAGTGAATCATTAGAATTCCGAATGAATAATATGAAAGAAATTCTTTTTAATAAGATTTCATTCGATGAATTTGAATTAATCAAAGGACTAGGGACTGGCGAGATTTCTATTCCTAGATATTTCTTTATGTCTGAAACAGAAGCGTTTGAACCAGATGAAACCTATACGATTTATACGCATACACGAAACGGTATAAAACGAAACGGTTATCATCATTACACACAATTAGAAATCGGCGATCAAATCATCATTTACAATCGCAATTCTAACCAGTCTGTCATTGGACGTGCTGAAGTGGCACATCATATTCATACACGTCCCCCGGAACAAGGTCGGACGAATAGTACAGCGATTGAAATTCGATATATTGAAGATATCAATCCAGTTAGTTTAATGACGTTGAATAAACACCAAAAGCTTAAGAACTTGTACTTTTTACAAGAAAATTCTAAGCAAGCGATAGCAAGTTTAACGCCGACACAATTCAATGCCATTATGGAGATGAGTGAAAATGATGGCTTAAAAGGGCAATTCGAAGCGGTTTCTGGACATCAAGATACTGAAAATCAAGAATTAAAGCCATTTATTTTATTACTTGCAGAACAAAAAGAAGAAGGCTTAAATGCTGCAAAATCACTTGTTGAGAAAGCCAATGCAACGTCAGTCATTACAGTTGGCCATCCTGATTTTTCTGAAGAAATGTTGTATGGGCGCTACTTACCAAATGAAGCGGGTGCGCTATACTACAGAGAAGGGTTTATTACGGAATTGATGCCTAAGACGGATCGTCAATTTTTAGTGATTGACCAATTTGAACGTATTGACCCTGATGTTTTCCAAACCTATATCAATGTGTTAGAAGGTCATGAAGTTACGCTTCCACGCTATAATAAAAGCGGTAATATGGTGAAATGGAGTACTGAAAATACATCATTCTATCGTTTTAATCCGAATTGGCATATCATAGCAGTGACTTATATGACACCACAAGAAGTTAAAAAGAAATATACTTCACAATTTTTGAAGTATGCACGTATTATTCAAGTTAAACAATAA
- the glpT gene encoding glycerol-3-phosphate transporter has product MFQFLKPPAHVKPIASELQDDTYRKMRRQVFLGIFIGYAGYYLLRKNFSIAMPYLSEMGFTKAELGFALSAISIAYGISKFVMGTVSDRSNARTFLTLGLLLTAIVNLLMGFIPALTSSVTMMFLMLFLNGWFQGMGWPPSGRVLVHWFSVSERGSKTAIWNVAHNVGGGLMAPIALLGIYLTGTLSFGYLKGFEGAFIYPAILAIIIALIAYLLIRDTPQSVGLPPIEAYRDDYPTHQKETFETELTTKEILFKYVLNNKWVWIIAVANIFVYFVRYGVLDWAPLYLSEVKHFDMKGSGWAYFLYEWAGIPGTLICGWLSDKVFKGRRGPAGFIFMIGVTIAVVVYWLNPPGNPLVDNLALVTIGFLIYGPVMLIGLQALDYVPKKAAGTAAGLTGLFGYLGGAVMANIVMGAVVDHLGWSAGFILLTIISILAMISFIFTWNKRGQEVVH; this is encoded by the coding sequence ATGTTTCAATTTTTAAAGCCACCTGCACACGTCAAACCAATTGCTAGTGAACTGCAAGATGATACATATCGTAAAATGAGACGGCAAGTATTTTTAGGGATATTCATTGGTTATGCAGGTTATTACTTATTACGTAAAAACTTTTCCATTGCGATGCCTTATCTATCTGAAATGGGGTTTACTAAAGCGGAGTTAGGATTTGCTTTGTCTGCGATTTCTATCGCATATGGCATCAGTAAATTTGTTATGGGAACTGTCAGTGATCGTAGTAACGCACGCACATTTTTAACATTGGGATTATTATTGACTGCTATTGTTAACTTATTGATGGGATTCATTCCTGCTTTGACCTCTAGTGTCACTATGATGTTTTTGATGTTATTTTTAAATGGTTGGTTTCAAGGTATGGGTTGGCCACCATCAGGGCGTGTACTTGTCCATTGGTTTAGTGTGAGTGAAAGGGGAAGTAAGACTGCCATATGGAATGTCGCGCACAATGTGGGTGGCGGATTGATGGCGCCAATCGCTTTGCTAGGTATATATTTAACCGGTACGTTGAGTTTTGGTTATTTAAAAGGGTTTGAAGGCGCCTTTATTTATCCAGCTATATTAGCCATTATCATTGCCTTGATAGCTTATTTACTTATTCGAGATACACCACAATCTGTAGGTTTGCCACCAATAGAAGCGTATCGAGATGACTATCCGACTCATCAAAAAGAAACTTTTGAAACAGAACTCACGACAAAAGAAATTTTGTTTAAATATGTCTTAAATAATAAGTGGGTTTGGATTATTGCAGTGGCTAATATCTTTGTCTACTTTGTGCGTTATGGTGTGTTAGACTGGGCGCCTTTATATTTAAGTGAAGTGAAACACTTCGATATGAAAGGCTCAGGATGGGCTTATTTCTTATATGAATGGGCAGGTATTCCTGGAACCTTAATTTGTGGATGGCTTTCAGATAAAGTCTTTAAAGGGCGTCGAGGCCCAGCAGGTTTTATCTTTATGATTGGTGTGACGATCGCTGTGGTTGTATATTGGTTAAACCCACCTGGAAATCCACTTGTTGACAACTTAGCGCTTGTCACGATTGGTTTTCTTATTTACGGTCCTGTCATGTTAATTGGTTTACAAGCGTTAGATTATGTACCGAAAAAGGCTGCTGGAACTGCAGCAGGTTTGACAGGCTTATTTGGTTATTTAGGTGGTGCGGTAATGGCTAATATTGTGATGGGGGCTGTTGTTGACCATCTTGGTTGGAGTGCGGGCTTTATTTTACTCACAATCATCAGCATTCTAGCGATGATTAGCTTTATATTTACATGGAATAAGCGTGGTCAAGAAGTCGTACATTAA
- a CDS encoding DUF2750 domain-containing protein — protein sequence MSYKNERFYKDILTNEQFFIAVKDKKIIKHSHNGKPLFCFWTRESLAKTYLETSGVAYDKIKAMDIDQFATYELDDMFDEEDEALVNVTDRAQGHEIRIIEVVSDLMTDLDNIRIREFVQDVAKSDTVYGLSQKDNKQFMIVYDENDNFDQSYFMPVWSLNKRAEKVAEEDFETFELIDVEGEVFAEWLDELRDDNRYVAIDVKPGVVGTIVSAQKLANELTF from the coding sequence ATGTCTTACAAAAACGAACGCTTTTATAAAGATATATTAACCAATGAACAGTTTTTCATCGCTGTTAAAGATAAAAAGATTATTAAGCATAGTCATAATGGGAAGCCATTATTTTGTTTTTGGACACGTGAATCTTTAGCGAAAACCTACTTAGAAACATCCGGTGTGGCCTATGACAAAATTAAAGCGATGGATATTGATCAGTTTGCGACTTATGAACTTGATGATATGTTTGACGAAGAAGATGAAGCACTCGTCAATGTGACAGATCGCGCGCAAGGCCATGAGATTCGAATTATCGAAGTGGTTAGTGACTTGATGACTGATTTAGATAACATTCGTATCCGTGAATTTGTACAAGATGTTGCTAAAAGTGACACTGTATACGGTTTGAGCCAAAAGGACAACAAACAGTTTATGATTGTATATGATGAGAACGATAATTTTGATCAATCGTACTTTATGCCAGTATGGAGTTTAAATAAACGTGCAGAAAAAGTGGCAGAAGAAGATTTTGAGACCTTTGAATTGATTGATGTAGAAGGGGAAGTTTTTGCGGAATGGTTAGATGAGCTACGTGATGATAATCGATATGTAGCTATTGATGTCAAGCCGGGAGTCGTAGGTACGATTGTTTCGGCGCAGAAACTTGCGAATGAACTAACTTTTTAA
- a CDS encoding CTP synthase — protein MTKFIFVTGGVVSSLGKGITAASLGRLLKDRGLKVTIQKFDPYLNVDPGTMSPYQHGEVFVTDDGAETDLDLGHYERFIDINLNQYSNVTAGKVYSHVLQKERRGDYLGGTVQVIPHITNEIKSRLLLAGESTNADVVITEIGGTTGDIESLPFIEAIRQIKSDLGRENVMYVHCTLLPYIKAAGEMKTKPTQHSVKELRGLGIQPDLIVVRTEYEMGQELKDKIALFCDINKESVIECRDAESLYEIPLQLSHQNMDDLVIERLGLEAQRDTQLDEWNHLIQVVNHLEGKVKIALVGKYVALQDAYLSVVESLKHAGYPFMKDIDIRWIDSSEVTDENAADYLSDVDGILVPGGFGFRASEGKISAIKYAREQQIPFFGICLGMQLATVEYARHVVGLKDAHSTELDPNTPYPVIDLLPEQKDIEDLGGTLRLGLYPCSIKEGSLANEIYGQTSVEERHRHRYEFNNEFRAQLEEAGMIFSGTSPDGRLVEMVELENHPFFIACQFHPEFLSRPNRPQPIFKSFIEAAIQQQNRVQ, from the coding sequence ATGACAAAATTTATATTTGTGACTGGCGGTGTAGTTTCTTCGTTAGGTAAAGGGATTACAGCAGCTTCACTGGGTCGATTACTTAAAGATAGAGGATTAAAAGTAACGATACAAAAATTTGACCCTTATTTAAACGTGGATCCGGGTACAATGAGCCCTTATCAGCATGGTGAAGTATTCGTAACAGATGATGGGGCTGAAACGGATTTAGATTTAGGCCATTATGAACGTTTTATTGATATTAATTTAAATCAATATTCTAACGTAACAGCAGGAAAGGTATACTCACATGTCTTGCAAAAAGAGCGCCGCGGTGATTATCTTGGTGGAACCGTGCAAGTAATTCCACATATTACAAATGAAATTAAGTCACGTTTATTACTTGCTGGTGAAAGTACAAATGCAGACGTTGTTATTACAGAAATTGGTGGGACAACAGGGGACATTGAGTCACTGCCTTTCATTGAAGCAATTCGTCAAATCAAAAGTGATTTAGGGCGCGAAAATGTGATGTATGTACACTGTACATTACTTCCTTACATTAAAGCGGCTGGTGAAATGAAAACGAAGCCGACACAACATAGTGTTAAAGAATTACGTGGATTGGGTATCCAACCTGATCTTATTGTAGTACGTACTGAGTATGAAATGGGACAAGAGTTAAAAGATAAAATTGCTTTGTTCTGTGATATAAATAAAGAAAGTGTCATTGAATGTCGAGATGCTGAATCTCTTTATGAAATTCCATTGCAGTTAAGCCATCAAAACATGGATGATCTTGTAATTGAACGTTTAGGATTAGAGGCGCAACGAGATACACAATTAGATGAATGGAATCATCTTATTCAAGTTGTTAATCATTTAGAAGGAAAAGTAAAAATTGCTTTAGTAGGTAAATATGTAGCATTACAAGATGCTTATTTATCTGTTGTTGAATCTCTCAAACATGCAGGTTATCCGTTTATGAAAGATATAGACATTCGCTGGATTGACTCGAGTGAAGTCACTGATGAAAATGCAGCTGACTACTTAAGTGATGTTGACGGTATTCTTGTACCTGGTGGCTTTGGTTTCCGTGCAAGCGAAGGTAAAATTTCAGCGATTAAATACGCACGTGAACAACAAATTCCATTCTTCGGCATTTGTTTAGGAATGCAACTCGCAACAGTTGAGTATGCACGTCACGTTGTCGGCTTAAAAGATGCCCATTCAACTGAACTTGACCCGAACACACCTTATCCGGTAATTGACTTATTACCTGAACAAAAAGATATTGAGGATTTAGGTGGGACATTGCGCTTAGGTTTATACCCTTGTAGCATCAAAGAAGGGTCATTAGCGAATGAGATTTACGGACAAACATCTGTAGAAGAACGCCATCGTCATCGCTATGAATTTAATAATGAATTTAGAGCACAACTTGAAGAAGCGGGTATGATTTTTTCTGGAACAAGCCCAGATGGTCGCTTAGTTGAAATGGTAGAACTTGAAAATCATCCATTTTTTATTGCTTGCCAATTCCATCCAGAATTTTTATCAAGACCTAATCGTCCGCAACCGATCTTCAAATCATTTATTGAAGCGGCAATTCAACAACAAAATCGTGTGCAATAA
- a CDS encoding GNAT family N-acetyltransferase: MTQKSKRFDDITIQLFEEQYRDALYHFKLSERQRIYSSLPKEVLDDALEDKNREANIVLNDQNEVIGFFVLHQHYQHEGYDTPKEVIYVRSLSINEAYQGHGYGTKMMMTLPEYVQTIFPDFNHLYLVVDAENEAAWNVYERAGSIHTATKEEGPIGKERLYYLDLDSKYVSSLKLKQSASSEEGTIEVVDLVLDHQKVGFIAIEQFDQRLIIRALYVNDAYRDTGIAQSALRQLATYVRKQNQKIKVIEITLFGPNHQLKTLFEKSNFVETLSTEDYTTLEKYINY, encoded by the coding sequence ATGACCCAAAAAAGTAAGCGCTTTGATGATATTACTATACAATTATTTGAAGAGCAATACCGAGATGCACTCTATCATTTTAAATTAAGTGAACGTCAACGAATCTATTCTTCTTTACCCAAAGAAGTTTTAGATGATGCATTAGAAGATAAAAATAGAGAAGCAAATATCGTTTTAAATGATCAAAATGAAGTGATTGGTTTCTTTGTATTACATCAACATTATCAACATGAAGGCTACGATACACCTAAAGAAGTCATTTATGTGCGTTCATTATCCATCAATGAAGCATATCAAGGCCATGGTTACGGTACTAAAATGATGATGACTTTGCCAGAATATGTCCAAACTATTTTTCCAGATTTCAACCATTTATATTTGGTTGTTGATGCAGAGAATGAGGCGGCTTGGAATGTTTATGAACGTGCAGGTTCTATCCATACGGCTACGAAAGAAGAAGGGCCCATTGGGAAAGAACGTCTGTACTATTTAGATTTAGATTCTAAATATGTATCATCGTTAAAATTAAAACAGAGCGCATCATCCGAAGAAGGCACAATTGAGGTAGTTGATCTTGTTCTTGATCATCAAAAAGTAGGTTTTATTGCGATTGAACAGTTTGATCAAAGATTAATCATACGAGCACTTTACGTAAATGATGCATATCGAGACACAGGTATTGCGCAAAGTGCATTACGTCAATTAGCGACATATGTTCGTAAACAAAATCAAAAGATTAAGGTTATCGAAATCACATTATTTGGTCCAAATCATCAATTAAAAACATTGTTTGAAAAAAGTAATTTTGTTGAAACGCTATCAACAGAAGATTATACTACGTTAGAAAAGTATATTAACTATTAG
- a CDS encoding BCCT family transporter — protein MGNHKSTKEKNRNIVYIVSFTIILILTLLAAIFPKTFGAYAQHTYDILALNFGWLFLIIVFVLDVFLIFLAISRYGRFKLGRDDEEPEFSFISWIGMLFSAGLGVGIVFWGVAEPLTHYLHSPFPKAVKGQTVESARLAMGYTFFHWGISQWSIFAMSGLIVAYFQFRKSRDGLISTAMEPVFGETYRRPFRNIIDILAIIATVMGIATSIGLGILQIAGGLNHVFKVPNTSLTLILITLLMTIIFLGSALTGINRGVKWLSNLNIIVGAILLLFIFIFGDLRFIVETFTVSIGDYISHFVQYSLRMDPYSGDNSWIQKWTVFYWAWVISWSPFIGGFVARVSRGRTIREFVIGVLIIPPCISFAWISGFGGTAINWALHHNDGIEKIVDKDYTVALFELLSKFPLHEVTSALAIILIFTFIVTSADSTTHIVSGMATGGVENPKRKHKLVWGILIGAISVSLTVAGGLTSLQTASVVTGLPFSIILFLMIFSLMNALRREPTKYFKMTHIDDDKDFSRTIEDRERDHEM, from the coding sequence ATGGGAAATCATAAGAGTACTAAAGAAAAAAATCGGAATATTGTGTATATTGTTTCTTTCACAATTATTTTGATTCTCACATTACTTGCAGCCATCTTTCCAAAGACATTTGGTGCATATGCACAGCATACATATGACATATTGGCACTTAATTTTGGTTGGTTATTTCTAATTATTGTGTTTGTTTTAGATGTGTTTTTAATCTTTTTAGCTATTTCAAGATATGGCCGATTTAAATTAGGTCGCGATGATGAAGAACCTGAATTTTCATTTATTTCATGGATTGGTATGTTGTTCTCAGCAGGTTTAGGTGTAGGTATCGTCTTTTGGGGTGTAGCAGAACCCTTAACACATTATTTGCATTCTCCATTTCCAAAAGCTGTTAAAGGGCAGACTGTTGAATCAGCTCGACTCGCGATGGGTTATACCTTCTTCCATTGGGGCATCTCACAATGGTCTATCTTTGCAATGAGTGGTTTAATTGTTGCTTATTTCCAATTTCGAAAAAGTCGAGACGGCTTAATTTCTACTGCAATGGAACCCGTTTTCGGTGAGACTTACCGACGTCCTTTCCGAAATATTATCGATATTTTAGCGATTATTGCGACTGTAATGGGAATCGCAACATCGATTGGACTGGGAATACTACAAATTGCAGGTGGCCTTAATCACGTTTTCAAAGTACCTAACACATCATTAACTTTAATTTTAATTACATTATTGATGACGATTATTTTTCTGGGTTCAGCTTTAACAGGCATCAATCGAGGTGTGAAGTGGCTAAGTAATCTAAATATTATCGTTGGTGCCATCTTACTCTTGTTTATTTTTATTTTTGGTGATTTACGCTTTATTGTCGAAACTTTTACGGTTTCAATTGGGGATTATATTTCTCACTTTGTGCAATATAGCTTAAGAATGGATCCGTATTCTGGAGATAATTCTTGGATTCAGAAATGGACAGTTTTCTATTGGGCATGGGTTATTTCTTGGTCTCCTTTTATTGGTGGCTTCGTTGCCCGTGTGTCAAGAGGACGTACCATTCGAGAGTTTGTTATTGGTGTGCTTATCATTCCACCATGTATTTCATTCGCATGGATTTCAGGATTCGGAGGCACTGCAATTAACTGGGCACTCCACCACAATGACGGTATCGAAAAAATAGTGGATAAAGATTATACAGTCGCGTTATTTGAATTATTAAGCAAGTTTCCTCTACATGAGGTGACAAGTGCATTGGCCATCATTCTTATTTTTACATTTATTGTTACCAGTGCCGACTCGACAACACATATCGTATCAGGAATGGCAACAGGCGGTGTAGAAAATCCTAAACGGAAGCATAAATTGGTCTGGGGTATTTTAATTGGTGCAATCTCTGTTTCTCTCACTGTTGCGGGAGGCTTAACAAGTTTACAAACTGCATCCGTTGTAACAGGATTACCTTTTTCGATTATTCTGTTTCTTATGATTTTTTCATTGATGAATGCATTGCGTCGTGAACCAACTAAATATTTCAAAATGACGCACATTGATGATGATAAAGATTTTTCAAGAACAATAGAAGATCGGGAACGAGATCATGAAATGTAA
- a CDS encoding thiol-disulfide oxidoreductase DCC family protein encodes MPIIYYDDHCVYCYNYAIWLIRNGLPRNYQFVPLKSKAGEALQKSRPEVLEYNSVVLQEGDDLTFQSTAIAKLIYTLDRYKWLAILLWLVPKPLRNLGYQLFANNRDKMWKTHWAKPTEYEQSFFIAKNKSI; translated from the coding sequence ATGCCAATTATTTATTACGATGATCATTGTGTTTATTGTTACAATTATGCAATTTGGCTCATTCGAAATGGTTTGCCTAGAAACTATCAGTTCGTGCCTTTAAAAAGTAAGGCAGGGGAAGCATTACAAAAATCACGTCCTGAAGTGCTTGAATATAACAGTGTTGTTTTACAAGAGGGGGACGATTTGACATTTCAATCGACAGCGATAGCCAAACTCATTTATACACTTGATCGTTATAAGTGGTTAGCTATTCTATTATGGCTTGTCCCCAAACCTTTACGCAACCTAGGTTATCAATTGTTTGCGAACAACCGTGATAAAATGTGGAAAACACATTGGGCAAAACCAACTGAATATGAACAATCATTTTTTATAGCTAAAAATAAATCAATATGA
- the coaW gene encoding type II pantothenate kinase translates to MRIGIDAGGTLIKIAIENEGERSFKVYQTTELETVAEWLNQQPCQDIHITGGNAKTLSEHLTCNAQTYIEFDAAARGVQLFLEEQGIHIDRYIFTNVGTGTSLHLTDGLEQERVGGIGTGGGMIQGLGYLLTGITEYATLTNLALKGNRDIIDLKVKHIYKNDTPPISGELTAANFGHVLLNIDQNFTDADKLASVIGVVGESITTVAIHVAREHQVKDVVYIGSSFHDNPLLQQVVTDYTVLRGFNPHYLKNGAFSGALGTLYLSH, encoded by the coding sequence ATGCGTATTGGCATAGATGCTGGCGGTACTTTGATAAAAATTGCAATAGAAAATGAGGGCGAACGATCATTTAAGGTCTATCAGACAACAGAACTAGAAACCGTTGCTGAATGGTTGAATCAACAGCCTTGCCAGGATATACATATTACAGGAGGAAACGCGAAAACTTTAAGTGAGCATTTAACATGTAATGCGCAAACATATATCGAATTTGACGCTGCGGCTCGAGGCGTTCAGCTCTTTTTAGAAGAACAAGGTATTCATATTGATCGATACATTTTCACAAATGTAGGGACTGGCACATCACTTCATTTAACAGACGGCTTAGAACAAGAACGCGTAGGTGGTATAGGTACAGGGGGCGGCATGATTCAAGGATTGGGTTATCTCCTCACTGGTATTACTGAATATGCCACATTAACGAATCTCGCATTAAAAGGGAATCGTGACATCATCGACTTGAAAGTGAAGCATATTTATAAAAATGATACCCCGCCTATATCTGGAGAACTTACTGCTGCTAATTTTGGTCATGTCTTGTTAAATATCGATCAAAACTTCACGGATGCTGATAAACTTGCTTCCGTTATCGGTGTCGTTGGTGAAAGCATTACAACTGTAGCCATTCATGTCGCAAGAGAACATCAAGTGAAAGATGTGGTCTATATTGGTTCATCATTTCATGATAATCCACTTTTACAACAAGTGGTCACTGATTATACAGTATTGAGAGGTTTCAACCCTCACTATTTAAAAAATGGTGCCTTTTCTGGCGCATTAGGCACGTTATACTTATCCCATTAA
- a CDS encoding S-ribosylhomocysteine lyase — MPKMNVESFNLDHTKVVAPYIRLAGKMKGINGDEIYKYDIRFKQPNKAHMDMPGLHSLEHLMAENIRNHTDKVVDLSPMGCQTGFYVSFINHDDYDDVLNIIEKTIQDVLEAKEVPACNELQCGWAASHSLEGAQAIAQSFLDKRDQWHDVFGTGAHV; from the coding sequence ATGCCAAAAATGAACGTTGAAAGTTTTAACTTGGATCACACTAAAGTGGTTGCGCCTTATATTCGCTTGGCTGGTAAAATGAAAGGAATTAACGGAGATGAAATTTATAAATATGACATTCGTTTCAAGCAGCCAAATAAAGCGCACATGGACATGCCTGGATTGCATTCTCTAGAGCATTTGATGGCTGAGAATATTAGAAACCATACAGATAAAGTGGTTGATTTAAGTCCGATGGGTTGCCAAACTGGTTTTTATGTTTCTTTTATCAATCATGATGATTATGACGATGTATTAAATATTATTGAAAAAACAATACAAGATGTACTTGAGGCAAAAGAAGTTCCTGCTTGCAATGAATTACAATGTGGTTGGGCTGCTTCACATTCTTTAGAGGGCGCTCAAGCAATTGCACAATCATTTTTAGATAAACGTGACCAATGGCATGATGTTTTTGGAACAGGTGCACACGTATAA